One region of Acropora muricata isolate sample 2 chromosome 13, ASM3666990v1, whole genome shotgun sequence genomic DNA includes:
- the LOC136895773 gene encoding splicing factor ESS-2 homolog codes for MALVKRDCQASVALVQQKNVEKDKKSNVKVLDEETYVQSLNKIIQRDFFPELPKLRAQHEYLDAVEHNDLEKLREISARYQVSRTPSGSSRLGTPATFETPATIHGTPAPSQSIPDTDCRKTVEAVETENVPSKNTDESDFTLDRFLAKNTSEDNASFEQIVETSRQKHREKYQWLYEREKEQIERKEKILALPASEDGDQFKYEDRPAMIETWNYTNKNALMYYPDGVDASVQEKIDGRYTKRQQILHSNSRFSKDPFPDESCEDKLADAAATRVAKQQGKIGVDGLVQGGNETPKVKGYGFVATPSPVPGVIDASPIMTWGSIEGTPFRLDGGDTPITGTPGPSFKMPEPKKRDQLGLALAEKVSRQHREKRRHALAKASALISGSPRHMNSVERLGQMSPAAQRLASQKLGIRTGTDKSLRASYTPSPNHRLSVANTPTHSQPSTPSASKHYDSTPEIASLTDNLLNLPKH; via the exons ATGGCTTTAGTCAAACGAGATTGTCAAGCATCTGTCGCTCTAGTTCAACAGAAGAATGTCGAGAAGGATAAGAAAAGCAACGTTAAAGTCCTAGATGAAGAAACTTACGTTCAG TCCTTGAATAAAATCATTCAAAGAGATTTCTTCCCGGAGCTTCCAAAGTTGAGGGCACAGCACGAGTATCTGGATGCTGTTGAACACAATGATTTAGAGAAGCTGCGAGAAATATCAGCTAGATATCAAGTCTCGCGTACACCATCCGGAAGTAGCAGATTGG gtACCCCGGCCACCTTTGAAACACCAGCTACAATCCACGGAACCCCTGCACCATCGCAATCTATTCCAGACACAGATTGCAGAAAAACTGTTGAAGCTGTGGAAACTGAAAATGTTCCAAGCAAGAACACGGATGAATCAGACTTTACGTTAGATAGATTCCTGGCAAAGAACACAAGCGAAGACAATGCTTCATTCGAACAAATTGTGGAAACTTCCAGGCAGAAACACAGAGAAAAATACCAATGGCTTTATGAACGAGAAAAAGAACAGatagaaaggaaagaaaaaattcttgCTTTACCGGCATCTGAAGATGGAGATCAGTTTAAATATGAGGACAGGCCAGCCATGATAGAAACATGGAACTACACAAACAAAAATGCACTCATGTATTACCCTGATGGGGTTGATGCATCGGTACAAGAGAAAATAGATGGAAGATATACAAAACGACAGCAAATTCTGCACTCAAACAGCCGCTTTAGCAAGGATCCGTTTCCTGATGAGTCTTGTGAAGATAAGTTAGCAGATGCGGCAGCCACTCGTGTGGCTAAACAGCAAGGAAAGATTGGGGTAGATGGTCTTGTGCAAGGAGGCAATGAGACACCCAAGGTTAAAGGCTATGGGTTTGTGGCTACACCTTCGCCTGTTCCAG GTGTTATAGATGCATCGCCCATTATGACATGGGGAAGCATAGAGGGGACCCCATTTCGTTTGGACGGTGGTGACACACCCATCACAGGAACCCCTGGTCCAAGTTTCAAAATGCCAGAGCCAAAGAAACGGGATCAGCTTGGCTTGGCGCTTGCAGAAAAAGTCAGCAGGCAGCACAGGGAGAAAAGACGCCATGCACTGGCAAAAGCCTCTGCGTTAATAAGTGG GAGTCCCAGGCACATGAATTCTGTTGAACGTCTTGGCCAGATGTCCCCTGCAGCACAGAGATTAGCGTCGCAAAAATTAGGGATAAGAACAGGAACTGATAAATCTTTGCGTGCAAGTTACACACCATCGCCAAATCATCGGTTATCTGTTGCAAACACACCAACGCATTCTCAGCCATCAACACCGTCTGCATCTAAGCATTATGATTCAACACCAGAGATTGCTTCTCTCACAGACAACTTGCTTAATTTGCCTAAACATTGA